The genomic window TAACAAAACATTAATCAACACATACAAAATGAAAAAACTAGTACTTTTTGCTTTTGCCTTAACCTTAATGTTTTCGGTAAATGCACAGGTGGAAACACCACAGCCAAGTCCTTTTACTAAAATTGAACAAAAGGTCGGTTTAACAGACGTAACCTTAGAATACTCTCGTCCGAGTATGAAAGGAAGAAAAATATTTGGGGATTTAGTTCCTTACGGAAAAGTATGGCGTGCAGGTGCCAATAAGAATACTGTAGTTACTTTTAGTGATGACGTTTCTGTAGAAGGTACTACTCTAAAGGCAGGTTCTTATGCTATTTTTGTATCTCCCAACAAGGATTCGTGGACTGTTTTTTTCTATACAGACACCAATAATTGGGGAACACCAGCTAAATGGGATGATTCTAAAGTCGCAGCTAAAGTTACTGCTAAGGTATACGAGATGCCTATGGATGTAGAAACTTGGACTATAGGTTTTGATGACTTAACTAACAGCTCTGCCAACATTGGTTTCATTTGGGAAAAAACATATGCTTCTGTTAAATTTAAAGTGCCAACTGAAGACAAGGTGTCTGCTTCAATCAAAAATGTAATGTCTGGTCCATCTGCTAATGATTATTACTCTGCTGCAGTGTATAATTTATCTGAGGGTAAAGATTTAGATCAAGCTATGAAATGGATAGACAAGGCGGTTGATATGACAAAAAATGAACCGCGTTTTTGGTTTTTAAGACAACAATCTTTAATACATGCTGCCAACGGAGATAAAAAAGGAGCGATTGCTGCTGCAAAAAAATCTTTAGAAGGTGCTAAGGAAGCAGGTAATGATGATTATGTGAAAATGAATAAGGACTCTCTAAAAGAATGGGGAGCGATGTAATAGTATTTTACACAATATAAAAAAGCGCAACCTAAATGGGTTGCGCTTTTTTTATACTGTGTATGTGATTAAATAGGTTGCTTAGAAAACTTCTGAAGAAGATTTGCAATAACTATAACTACAACACAACCGAATAAATTAAGCCATAAATAAGGCATCCAATCAAAAGCCCAGCCAATAATTACAATGACTTGTGTTATAAGTGCTCCAATAAATACAGCATTTCCTTTTATATGCTTAAAGAAAAAGGCTAGTAAGAAAATACCTAGTACATTTCCATAAAAAATAGAACCAATAATATTTACCAATTGAATTAGATTTTCAGCTAAATCAGCAAAACAAGCAATGATAATGGCAATAATTCCCCAGCCTAATGTAAACCACTTGGTCATATTCACCATGTGCGTTTCTCCTTTATCTTCTTTTAGGTTTCTGCCGTACAAATCAATAGAGGTAATCGTCGCCAACGCATTGATTTCTGAAGCTGTTGAAGACATTGCAGCTGAAAGAATAACGGCTAATAACAAACCTATTAACCCAGTTGGTAAATTATTAAGTATAAACCGAATGAACATATAATCTCTGTCATTGGTTTCTGTATCTTTTGCAGCGTCTTTATACAATGCTAAAAGTTCTGCAGACTTTGTTTTGAATGCTTCGCTTTTTGGATTTGATTTTAAATTTTCAACTTCACTTTCAAGTGTAGCATAATTGGTTTTGTATTCTGAATCAATCGCTTTTTTTATTAGGAATTTAGACTCCAAGCGGTATGTTTTTTCGATACTATCAATTTGAAATAGTTCCTGTTTTAATTCGGGATTATCGTTCTTTGCATAAGCCAAACTTAGTCGTTGCTTCATGTCAAAAAGTTCAGCTTGCTTATCTTGAAGTACTCTGTATTCATTTCCGTATTCTGAAGCTAAAACCGTTTCAGTAGATTTGTCAATAAAATTTAGTGGTGAAGGGTTAAATTGATAAAATACAAATACCATAACACCAACTAAGAGGATAAAGAATTGCATAGGTACTTTTAACAGGCCATTAAAGAGTAAGCCCATTTGCATTTCTTTCATGCTTTTACCAGAAAGGTAACGTTGTACCTGGCTTTGATCTGTGCCGAAATAAGACAGCATTAAAAAGGTTCCACCAATAAGACCTGTCCAAACGGTATAACGATTTTCTAAATCAAAAGAAAAATCTAGTACTTCCATTTTTCCTGTAGCACCAGCAATATCAATAGCATCGACAAAAGAAACTTCATCTGGTATGAGGTTAATAATGATAAAAAGCGCAGCCACCATACCAGCAAAAATGACAAACATTTGCTGTTTTTGGGTCACAGTTACTGCTTTGGTGCCACCAGAAACAGTGTAAATTATTACCAATACACCAATAATGATATTTAGAGTAACAATGTTCCACCCTAAAACAACAGAGAGAATAATGGCAGGAGCAAATATGGTAATACCAGCAGCCAAGCCACGTTGAATTAAAAAGAGGATAGCTGTGAGTGTTCTGGTTTTTAAATCAAAACGATTTTCGAGAAATTCATATGCGGTATATACTTTAAGACGATGATAAATAGGAATAAATACCATGCAAATAATAACCATAGCAATTGGCAAACCGAAGTAGAATTGTACAAATCCCATACCGTCCGAAAATGCCTGACCAGTTGTAGATAAGAATGTAATAGCACTAGCTTGAGTTGCCATTACAGACAAACCGATGGTCCACCATTTGGTCGTATTACCTCCTCTTACATAATCCTGAACATTTTTACTGCCTCGTGTTTTCCACGTGCCATAGCCAACTATTATTGCTAATGTGGTAATTAAAACTGTCCAGTCTATCCAGTCTAAAGTTTGTTGCATAGGCTTAGGCGAATGATGCTGTTATGAAATAAAAGAGAAGAATGTAAAGTGCGTTGGCAATGAGCACAATGGTGTACATTTTATCCCACTTTTGTTTTTGTTGCGGTTGGTCTTGGTTGTGCATATTAATCAGTTGTTGGTTGTTAGTTTTTCAATGTCTTATTTTCACCTTTCCCGGCCGAGAGTAAGTTGGCAAAAAGACGATATGCGCCAGAAACACCAGCTGGAAACTCTCTAAAGAAACTTAAGCCAGTATAGATATAGTTGCCCTTACCGTATTTAGCAACCAATAGACTCCCTTCTTTAGAAGATTCACCTTTATCGTTCATAGAAAGAAGTGGTGTAAATTCATCTGACCATTGATTTGGAAAATATAAGCCACGTTCTTGTACCCAACCTTCAAAATCTTGATTGGTGATTTTGTTTGGGAAATTAAGAATAGGATGGTTAGGCTCTAATATTTTAACTTCAGCATTTTCATCGGTAACACGATCTCTTGATAATTGCAAATCATAAGGTGCTATGTTGTCTGTTTTTAGGCGTCTGTTGGTATTATATTGAACAATAAGGTTTCCGCCTTCTTTTACATATTCTAACAAGAATTTTTGTTTGAATTTTAATTCGTCGAGAATATTATAAGCTCTAATACCTACAACAACAGCATCAAAATTAATCAGGTTTTCTGCTGAAATTTGTTCTGGTTTTACGATGGTAACATTGTAACCGATTTGTCTTAAACTCTCTGGTACTACATCTCCAGCACCTTCAATATATCCAATGTTATTACCACGTTTATCAATGTCTAAACGAACCACTTTACTCACACTAGGCATCAACACAGTTTGATACGGAATGTGACTGTAGTCTATTTCAATAAGCTCGTCAGTGTAATATTTTCCATTAATATTTACCATTGGAGTAATAAGGCCTTCACTTTGGTTTTTAGGTGGTATTACAGTAAACACCACTTTTTGAATATCTCCTTTGTTTACGATTTCAATTTTTTGTTTTTGAGGATAGACATTCCAATCGTTTGGATAAGCCATTTGCACATAACCTTCAATAGCATCTCGACCAGCTTTTACAGTAACTTCGATCTCTTTTTGTTGGTCATTTTCAAAAA from Winogradskyella sp. MH6 includes these protein-coding regions:
- a CDS encoding sodium:solute symporter, translated to MQQTLDWIDWTVLITTLAIIVGYGTWKTRGSKNVQDYVRGGNTTKWWTIGLSVMATQASAITFLSTTGQAFSDGMGFVQFYFGLPIAMVIICMVFIPIYHRLKVYTAYEFLENRFDLKTRTLTAILFLIQRGLAAGITIFAPAIILSVVLGWNIVTLNIIIGVLVIIYTVSGGTKAVTVTQKQQMFVIFAGMVAALFIIINLIPDEVSFVDAIDIAGATGKMEVLDFSFDLENRYTVWTGLIGGTFLMLSYFGTDQSQVQRYLSGKSMKEMQMGLLFNGLLKVPMQFFILLVGVMVFVFYQFNPSPLNFIDKSTETVLASEYGNEYRVLQDKQAELFDMKQRLSLAYAKNDNPELKQELFQIDSIEKTYRLESKFLIKKAIDSEYKTNYATLESEVENLKSNPKSEAFKTKSAELLALYKDAAKDTETNDRDYMFIRFILNNLPTGLIGLLLAVILSAAMSSTASEINALATITSIDLYGRNLKEDKGETHMVNMTKWFTLGWGIIAIIIACFADLAENLIQLVNIIGSIFYGNVLGIFLLAFFFKHIKGNAVFIGALITQVIVIIGWAFDWMPYLWLNLFGCVVVIVIANLLQKFSKQPI
- a CDS encoding DUF2911 domain-containing protein; translated protein: MKKLVLFAFALTLMFSVNAQVETPQPSPFTKIEQKVGLTDVTLEYSRPSMKGRKIFGDLVPYGKVWRAGANKNTVVTFSDDVSVEGTTLKAGSYAIFVSPNKDSWTVFFYTDTNNWGTPAKWDDSKVAAKVTAKVYEMPMDVETWTIGFDDLTNSSANIGFIWEKTYASVKFKVPTEDKVSASIKNVMSGPSANDYYSAAVYNLSEGKDLDQAMKWIDKAVDMTKNEPRFWFLRQQSLIHAANGDKKGAIAAAKKSLEGAKEAGNDDYVKMNKDSLKEWGAM